A stretch of the Bdellovibrio sp. 22V genome encodes the following:
- a CDS encoding NADH-quinone oxidoreductase subunit M: MILSSIVFLPLLFALIVAVWPKSNTIRHLALGLSVVEFLFSLSIFKHFDPSSAGLQMVEKFMWIERFGIQYFMGIDGISLWLVLLTTFLTPIIILASWTSITERVKGFHVALFILQTAMLGTFLAMDAIFFYVFWELSLVPMYFMVGIWGGARRLYATVKFFIYTMAGSVLMLVAIIYMMYLTQEATGQMSASLLDFYKLKIPFVGGTFFSLQTLMFFAFALAFSVKVPVFPLHTWLPDAHVEAPTPGSVILAGVMLKMGTYGFMRWVIPLFPEASEYWAWLFMLIGVVGIIYGALVAMVQPDVKKLVAYSSVSHMGYILLGLFAFNAFGMAGGLYQMLNHGISTGALFILIGMIYERTHSREISKYGGLAGVLPIFTIFFFIITLSSIAVPMTNGFVGEFFILLGTFQAQPVFAYFAVTGVVLGAVYMLWMFKRVFFGPEGELVKDEHHPLHDLNAREIVVLVPMVIMVFWMGLFPNHFLNYSKASIDYLVNNRSNYNLTIVQPGAPAAEQAQGGN, encoded by the coding sequence ATGATCCTGAGTAGCATTGTTTTCCTACCTCTTTTGTTCGCTCTGATCGTTGCAGTATGGCCTAAGTCAAATACGATTCGTCATTTGGCTTTGGGTCTTTCTGTCGTCGAGTTCCTTTTCAGTCTTTCGATCTTCAAACACTTCGATCCGTCTTCTGCGGGTTTGCAAATGGTTGAGAAGTTCATGTGGATTGAAAGATTCGGCATCCAATACTTCATGGGGATCGACGGGATCTCCTTGTGGTTGGTGCTTTTAACTACATTCTTAACTCCGATCATTATCTTGGCGAGCTGGACTTCGATCACTGAGCGAGTAAAAGGCTTCCACGTTGCCTTGTTCATTTTGCAAACGGCGATGTTGGGTACTTTCCTTGCGATGGATGCGATCTTCTTCTACGTATTCTGGGAACTTTCTCTTGTACCAATGTATTTCATGGTAGGTATCTGGGGTGGAGCTCGCAGACTTTATGCAACGGTGAAGTTCTTCATCTACACAATGGCCGGTTCGGTTTTGATGTTGGTAGCGATCATTTACATGATGTACCTCACTCAAGAAGCTACTGGTCAAATGAGCGCAAGCCTTTTGGATTTCTATAAATTGAAAATCCCATTCGTCGGCGGCACATTCTTCAGTTTGCAGACTTTGATGTTCTTCGCGTTTGCGTTGGCTTTCTCTGTAAAAGTTCCGGTGTTCCCACTTCATACTTGGTTGCCTGATGCCCACGTTGAAGCTCCGACTCCTGGCTCTGTAATTCTTGCCGGTGTCATGCTTAAGATGGGTACTTACGGTTTCATGCGCTGGGTGATTCCTCTTTTCCCAGAGGCTTCTGAATACTGGGCTTGGTTGTTCATGCTGATCGGTGTTGTCGGTATCATTTACGGTGCGTTGGTTGCGATGGTTCAGCCGGATGTAAAAAAACTTGTCGCGTACTCTTCCGTATCGCACATGGGTTACATTTTGTTGGGTCTTTTTGCTTTCAATGCTTTCGGTATGGCCGGCGGACTTTACCAAATGTTGAACCACGGTATTTCTACGGGTGCTCTGTTCATCTTGATCGGTATGATCTACGAAAGAACGCATTCTCGTGAAATTTCAAAATACGGCGGATTGGCGGGCGTTCTTCCGATCTTCACGATCTTCTTCTTTATCATCACCTTGTCTTCCATCGCGGTTCCAATGACGAACGGATTCGTAGGTGAATTCTTCATCCTTCTTGGAACTTTCCAAGCACAACCGGTTTTCGCTTACTTCGCGGTGACAGGTGTTGTTTTGGGTGCGGTGTACATGTTGTGGATGTTTAAGCGTGTGTTCTTCGGGCCGGAAGGTGAGCTTGTAAAAGACGAGCATCATCCTCTTCATGATTTGAATGCGCGCGAGATCGTTGTGCTTGTTCCAATGGTGATCATGGTGTTCTGGATGGGTCTTTTCCCGAACCATTTCTTGAATTACTCCAAAGCAAGTATCGACTACTTGGTGAACAACAGATCCAACTACAACCTGACGATTGTACAACCTGGTGCTCCTGCGGCTGAGCAAGCTCAGGGAGGTAACTAA
- a CDS encoding NADH-quinone oxidoreductase subunit N codes for MNNINIGLSDILLVSPMIALFLASLIPITVKVLRGNREQHPLVTLSQAMIGIVVAVGLLIVFGGAGKTAFNNGLIFDGVTQWMGVIALAAAGAAMVMMYENPSTTGKQFSELIFLAMSSAVGMLILVAAVDLLMVFIGLEMMSLALYLMIAMSHEEKLSKEAALKYFVLGSFASAVFLYGVAFIFGSTGGTNILAFMDSAAELVQSSRLFLFGITFVILGFCFKVSIAPFHAWTPDVYQGAPTPHTAFMATAVKTVSFAAFLRVIATKSLVGSDHLFDILQWLAVITMIVGNTAALLQNNLKRMIAYSSVAHSGYILVGIVTAGVSDNGAFGASGVIFYLLSYALMTLGAFAITSMMEKSENHIVNVEDLAGFARQRPMLALCFTVFLLSLAGIPPTLGFFGKFYLFNAAIGEGLLWLAVWGMISSVIGVYYYLRPIVVMYMKDGNAEVAGHSLNATTVTAVVMAVAIVLMGFVSGPIFAAVEKSLL; via the coding sequence ATGAATAACATTAATATTGGTCTTAGCGACATCCTTCTAGTTTCTCCGATGATCGCTTTGTTTTTGGCGAGCTTGATTCCTATCACGGTAAAAGTTCTTCGTGGAAACCGCGAGCAACACCCTCTCGTAACATTGTCTCAGGCAATGATCGGGATCGTGGTGGCTGTCGGTCTTTTGATCGTTTTCGGTGGCGCTGGTAAAACGGCGTTCAATAACGGATTGATCTTTGACGGCGTGACTCAGTGGATGGGCGTGATTGCTTTGGCGGCGGCTGGTGCTGCCATGGTGATGATGTACGAAAATCCTTCAACGACGGGAAAACAATTCTCTGAGTTGATTTTCTTGGCGATGAGTTCTGCCGTAGGGATGTTGATCCTGGTTGCGGCCGTAGATCTTTTGATGGTCTTCATCGGTCTTGAGATGATGTCTTTGGCGCTTTACTTGATGATCGCAATGAGCCACGAAGAAAAGCTTTCGAAAGAAGCGGCTTTGAAATACTTCGTTCTTGGTTCTTTTGCCTCCGCGGTTTTCTTGTACGGTGTCGCTTTCATTTTCGGTTCAACAGGTGGAACAAACATCTTGGCGTTCATGGATAGCGCGGCAGAGCTAGTGCAAAGCAGCCGTTTGTTCTTGTTCGGTATCACTTTTGTGATCTTGGGCTTCTGCTTCAAGGTTTCAATTGCTCCATTCCACGCATGGACTCCGGATGTTTATCAAGGAGCTCCAACTCCGCACACGGCCTTTATGGCGACAGCGGTAAAGACAGTTTCTTTCGCCGCTTTCTTGCGCGTGATTGCGACGAAGTCTTTGGTTGGTTCGGACCACTTGTTCGATATCTTGCAATGGTTGGCAGTTATCACGATGATCGTGGGTAATACGGCGGCTTTATTGCAAAACAATTTGAAGCGTATGATTGCGTACTCTTCAGTCGCGCACTCTGGTTACATCCTTGTGGGAATTGTCACTGCGGGTGTGAGTGATAACGGCGCATTCGGTGCTTCCGGCGTGATCTTCTATCTTTTGAGTTACGCTTTGATGACTTTGGGTGCCTTCGCGATCACGAGCATGATGGAAAAATCTGAAAATCATATCGTGAACGTGGAAGATCTTGCAGGCTTCGCAAGACAAAGACCTATGTTGGCATTGTGCTTTACTGTGTTCTTGTTGTCTTTGGCAGGCATCCCGCCAACGCTTGGATTCTTCGGTAAGTTTTACCTTTTTAATGCAGCTATCGGCGAAGGTTTATTGTGGTTGGCTGTATGGGGTATGATCAGCTCCGTGATCGGCGTTTACTACTACTTGAGACCTATCGTTGTTATGTACATGAAAGATGGAAACGCGGAAGTTGCAGGCCATTCTTTGAACGCAACGACTGTGACAGCTGTAGTTATGGCAGTTGCCATCGTTTTGATGGGCTTTGTATCTGGTCCCATTTTTGCGGCCGTGGAAAAAAGTCTTTTATAA
- a CDS encoding AAA family ATPase, giving the protein MNKKFHDLIHEASKVVLDKDVEIRLAMTCLLAGGHLLIEDLPGVGKTTLVQVLGKLTGLKTRRIQFTIDLLPADVIGGQIFHPQEHRFIFHPGPLFSQLVMADELNRASPRTQSALLQAMEEGEVSVDGVTHVLPKPFYVIATQNPHQQTGTFPLPESQLDRFLMSLELHHASKTTEVRILQGEDPRHSLQKLTALFTEEEISEALGQVDKIILSSAVAQYIADLLEKSRRPGFEGAPLSTRAGMSLAKAAKAWAFLEGRNHVRPEDVQQVLVPVLGHRLGGNHGIKRGREWAGILQKNTPVPS; this is encoded by the coding sequence ATGAACAAGAAATTTCACGACCTCATTCATGAAGCTTCCAAAGTCGTTCTTGATAAAGATGTGGAAATCCGTTTAGCGATGACCTGTCTCTTGGCTGGAGGACATCTTTTGATTGAGGATCTTCCCGGCGTTGGCAAAACCACTCTCGTTCAAGTTCTGGGAAAACTCACTGGATTAAAAACACGCAGAATCCAATTTACGATTGATCTTCTTCCGGCGGATGTTATTGGCGGTCAAATCTTTCATCCGCAAGAGCATCGCTTTATTTTCCATCCAGGCCCTTTGTTTTCACAACTCGTGATGGCGGATGAACTCAATCGTGCAAGTCCACGCACACAAAGTGCCTTACTGCAAGCGATGGAAGAGGGAGAAGTTTCAGTCGATGGCGTCACACATGTTTTGCCAAAACCGTTCTATGTTATTGCGACACAAAATCCGCATCAGCAAACGGGTACCTTTCCTTTGCCGGAAAGCCAGCTAGATCGTTTCCTGATGAGCCTCGAGTTGCATCATGCCTCAAAGACGACAGAAGTTAGAATTCTACAAGGAGAAGATCCGCGGCACTCGCTGCAAAAGCTGACAGCACTTTTCACGGAAGAAGAAATTTCAGAAGCTCTTGGTCAAGTCGACAAGATCATACTTTCATCGGCAGTTGCACAGTATATCGCAGACCTTCTAGAGAAATCGCGCCGTCCTGGGTTCGAAGGAGCTCCGCTTTCAACGAGAGCGGGAATGTCTTTAGCAAAAGCCGCGAAGGCATGGGCATTTCTTGAGGGGCGCAATCACGTTCGGCCAGAAGATGTACAACAAGTTTTGGTTCCAGTTCTAGGTCATCGTTTGGGAGGAAATCATGGCATCAAGAGAGGTCGTGAATGGGCCGGGATCTTACAAAAGAATACTCCCGTTCCTTCCTAG
- a CDS encoding DUF58 domain-containing protein: MASREVVNGPGSYKRILPFLPRRIRTRTYIMPTRFGTSFGLMCLVLFFLAVGYSNNLVYIFFFFLVSVAFTGILITNRNVDSVELQALHGDELFVGEKNFLRAELKNTANGSSWDLSASLPKPQAVSNSIALSSQETAQVEIPFAPTQRGEVTLPRVVIQSTFPFGLLRAWKVYKKTPPFLVYPARVGDLKFPQKSVQGDEHLKSGLFRDHRPYQSSDPVARVDWKASARRQELLVKNYEENEKPSLYFSWDMTAGISDFEMRVSQLCLWIDEAEKQGHKYALLVGANKTAFSRGPLHRKSCLEILARLNAEDVV; this comes from the coding sequence ATGGCATCAAGAGAGGTCGTGAATGGGCCGGGATCTTACAAAAGAATACTCCCGTTCCTTCCTAGAAGAATCAGAACCCGCACATACATTATGCCAACACGCTTCGGAACTTCTTTCGGATTGATGTGTCTGGTTTTGTTTTTTCTGGCCGTCGGATATTCTAACAATCTCGTTTATATCTTTTTCTTCTTTTTAGTTTCAGTAGCCTTCACGGGAATACTTATAACAAATCGAAATGTCGACAGTGTAGAACTGCAAGCTCTGCATGGGGACGAACTTTTTGTCGGCGAAAAAAATTTCTTACGAGCAGAGCTTAAGAATACCGCTAACGGATCCTCTTGGGATCTGTCGGCCTCACTGCCAAAGCCGCAGGCGGTTTCCAATAGTATCGCTCTTTCTTCTCAAGAGACGGCTCAGGTGGAAATTCCATTTGCTCCGACGCAACGGGGAGAAGTCACGCTTCCGCGTGTTGTGATTCAAAGTACATTTCCTTTCGGATTGTTGCGCGCTTGGAAGGTTTACAAGAAAACGCCGCCCTTCCTTGTCTATCCTGCAAGAGTGGGGGATTTAAAATTTCCCCAAAAGTCCGTGCAGGGAGATGAACATTTAAAGTCAGGTCTTTTCCGGGATCATCGCCCTTATCAAAGTTCTGATCCTGTGGCGCGCGTTGATTGGAAAGCGAGCGCCCGCCGACAGGAGTTGTTGGTTAAGAACTATGAAGAAAACGAAAAGCCGTCGCTCTATTTTTCGTGGGACATGACCGCGGGAATTTCGGATTTTGAAATGCGTGTTTCGCAATTGTGCCTTTGGATTGATGAGGCGGAAAAGCAAGGTCATAAATACGCTCTTCTAGTTGGTGCTAACAAAACCGCTTTTTCGCGCGGTCCTCTGCATAGAAAGTCCTGTTTGGAAATTCTTGCCCGCTTAAATGCCGAGGACGTCGTATGA
- a CDS encoding DUF3488 and transglutaminase-like domain-containing protein produces MKRSFFAQIYFALAFLGAMLMLAIEVPAWIAVFSLIIVLWKWAAEAKKWKPLPRRWTGVLSILLLIQVLVQFRTLIGQEPAYTFLLGLSALRVMDYENERDHKFLVLLGFVLVSVKALFSLDIYWILPSALCFAGLWFSLLPAHLPQRTSALAKIFLISTPLALILFFAFPRFVLPWAMSRSSSSYGEVGFSDEMNPGRVAELATNLETAFRAKIQNLDQKRIRDLYWRGSVLSESRGLSWRPQRVGLQTPPNINHSLATYEVALEPTGQNFIFVLDGTVNVVMENPVMPLRYSLFRSTRPITKTTVYQGFWDENFVDNQTPAEEFLQTPPLRGRVLDFVESIQDRNLDETGRLAELEKFFSDKGFAYTLSPGIYGVNDLEAFLFHRKRGFCEHFAGSYATLARALGIPARVVVGYHGGKYNPRGEFWKVSQRDAHAWVEVYTQGAWRRVDPTNWVAPLRLSLGGEEFFNLSEEEQSAFARSMDWRPSQTQSLWGWDDLSYWFEDLNYRWTYFLVEFDRGSQQSFWKGIGAYKAEAIVIVLLVILLFVLIFRSLFRQKDLLNEEQVLLQAIERWGTSQRVPRDPAETPLQYFEKLSEKFPQTRSVLEMVQEHYDSVVYAQKAPSSSSKELLKLWKKVGKKVPGTFFPS; encoded by the coding sequence ATGAAAAGGTCGTTCTTCGCACAAATATATTTTGCCTTAGCTTTCTTGGGCGCGATGCTCATGCTTGCCATTGAAGTGCCTGCGTGGATCGCTGTTTTCAGTCTTATTATTGTTCTTTGGAAGTGGGCCGCAGAAGCCAAGAAGTGGAAGCCGTTGCCGCGGCGGTGGACCGGTGTACTCAGTATCCTTCTATTGATTCAGGTGCTTGTGCAGTTTAGAACACTCATCGGTCAAGAGCCTGCGTATACATTCTTGCTGGGACTTTCTGCGCTGCGAGTGATGGATTATGAAAACGAACGAGATCATAAGTTTCTTGTTCTTTTGGGTTTTGTACTTGTTTCCGTGAAGGCTCTTTTTAGTCTCGATATCTATTGGATTCTTCCGTCGGCTTTGTGTTTTGCGGGCTTGTGGTTTTCACTTTTACCAGCGCATTTGCCGCAAAGAACTTCAGCGCTGGCGAAAATATTTTTGATTTCAACTCCTTTAGCTTTGATTCTTTTCTTTGCGTTTCCACGTTTTGTTTTACCATGGGCGATGTCGCGAAGTAGTTCTTCTTATGGCGAAGTTGGCTTTAGTGACGAAATGAATCCGGGCCGTGTTGCCGAACTCGCCACCAATTTGGAAACGGCTTTTCGTGCTAAGATTCAGAACTTGGATCAAAAACGAATTCGCGATCTTTATTGGCGCGGCTCCGTCTTGAGTGAATCGCGTGGATTAAGCTGGCGCCCGCAAAGAGTCGGCTTACAAACTCCGCCAAACATAAACCACAGCCTTGCGACTTATGAAGTGGCGCTCGAACCCACGGGGCAAAATTTCATCTTCGTTCTAGATGGAACTGTGAACGTGGTTATGGAAAACCCGGTCATGCCATTGCGATATTCTCTGTTCAGATCGACAAGACCGATTACGAAAACGACGGTCTATCAGGGGTTCTGGGACGAGAACTTTGTCGACAACCAAACTCCGGCGGAAGAATTTCTGCAAACACCACCGCTTCGGGGCCGAGTGCTTGATTTCGTTGAGTCTATTCAAGACCGCAATCTTGATGAAACCGGAAGGCTTGCTGAGCTAGAAAAATTCTTTTCCGATAAAGGATTTGCTTACACCCTGTCGCCAGGAATTTATGGCGTCAATGACCTAGAGGCCTTTCTATTTCATCGCAAGCGTGGGTTTTGTGAACACTTCGCAGGATCTTACGCCACTTTGGCAAGAGCCTTGGGAATTCCTGCAAGAGTCGTCGTTGGTTATCACGGCGGAAAGTACAATCCGCGCGGTGAGTTCTGGAAAGTTTCGCAAAGAGATGCGCATGCCTGGGTTGAAGTTTACACGCAAGGCGCGTGGAGGCGGGTGGACCCGACAAACTGGGTGGCTCCGTTACGTCTGTCACTTGGTGGAGAAGAATTCTTCAATCTTTCAGAGGAAGAACAAAGTGCTTTTGCGCGAAGTATGGATTGGCGGCCGTCGCAAACGCAAAGTCTTTGGGGATGGGACGATCTGAGCTATTGGTTTGAGGATTTAAACTATCGTTGGACTTACTTTCTTGTTGAGTTCGATCGGGGCTCTCAACAAAGTTTTTGGAAAGGAATAGGCGCCTACAAAGCCGAAGCCATTGTCATCGTGCTGCTCGTGATACTCCTTTTTGTTTTAATTTTCCGAAGTCTTTTCAGGCAGAAAGATTTACTCAACGAAGAACAAGTTCTGTTACAAGCAATCGAAAGGTGGGGCACAAGTCAGCGTGTACCAAGAGATCCGGCCGAAACGCCTTTGCAGTATTTCGAAAAACTCAGCGAGAAATTCCCACAGACGAGATCTGTTTTGGAGATGGTTCAAGAACACTATGATTCCGTCGTGTATGCACAAAAAGCTCCATCGAGTTCAAGCAAAGAACTGCTCAAACTCTGGAAAAAAGTTGGGAAAAAGGTGCCAGGTACCTTTTTCCCAAGTTAG
- a CDS encoding patatin-like phospholipase family protein: MRIRDKKKVALVLSGGGIKAAAFHIGVCLALQEKGFKFAGGTKEMVRQNFGDEGPLTIRLYVGSSAGAFVASILAAGYSVESLVNAFQIGSGTNPTFDKTDLRYLKPISYRDIFNLNSSGLLKFIPRTLMEKALVTGGFESLLKNGLKLNGLFSTRGIESYLRKEVLLDNDFARLGVGLFIIGTQLNHTRKAIFGNFPESYKTGDTKYINYATISDAVACSTALPPVFAPYGVKRPDGKEIFYYDGEIRDTLSTHVAADYGADLVISSYSIQPYHYTEEMGSLHNYGIPLIANQALYQVVQQKIMRHIQYKNDIRGIYNAVDGYFKQMNLPPEHRDKLLEIIRHRVNYRPEVDYIYISPRPQNYEMFFVDHFSLNPAILARIVRIGFKSGINVLRQYDI; encoded by the coding sequence ATGCGGATACGTGATAAGAAGAAGGTGGCTCTAGTCCTAAGTGGTGGCGGCATTAAAGCGGCGGCTTTCCATATTGGCGTTTGCCTTGCCCTCCAAGAAAAAGGCTTCAAGTTTGCTGGCGGAACCAAAGAGATGGTGCGTCAGAATTTTGGAGACGAGGGCCCTCTCACGATTCGTCTTTATGTGGGCTCAAGTGCGGGAGCTTTCGTTGCTTCCATCTTGGCTGCCGGATACTCCGTTGAATCACTAGTAAACGCATTTCAAATCGGCTCGGGAACAAATCCAACCTTCGATAAAACGGATCTTCGTTATCTTAAGCCGATTTCTTACCGTGATATTTTCAATCTCAACTCAAGCGGTCTTCTCAAGTTCATTCCAAGAACTTTGATGGAGAAAGCTTTAGTCACGGGTGGTTTTGAATCTCTTTTGAAGAACGGTTTGAAACTGAACGGTCTCTTTTCAACACGCGGCATCGAAAGTTATCTACGTAAAGAGGTTCTGCTCGATAACGACTTCGCTCGTTTGGGTGTCGGTCTTTTTATTATCGGAACTCAGCTTAATCACACCCGCAAAGCGATCTTCGGAAACTTTCCAGAGTCTTATAAAACAGGCGACACAAAATACATCAACTACGCGACGATCAGCGATGCCGTCGCTTGTTCGACAGCTTTGCCGCCGGTGTTTGCTCCTTACGGAGTAAAACGTCCTGATGGAAAAGAGATTTTCTATTATGACGGAGAAATTCGCGACACGCTTTCGACCCACGTGGCGGCCGATTATGGCGCCGATCTTGTGATTTCATCTTATTCGATTCAACCGTATCACTATACGGAAGAAATGGGTTCGCTTCACAACTATGGAATTCCACTGATCGCGAATCAGGCATTGTATCAAGTTGTGCAACAAAAGATCATGCGTCACATTCAATACAAGAATGACATTCGCGGTATCTACAATGCTGTTGATGGTTACTTCAAGCAGATGAACTTGCCACCAGAGCACAGAGACAAACTGCTTGAAATCATTCGCCATCGTGTGAACTATCGCCCCGAAGTCGACTACATTTACATCTCTCCACGTCCACAAAACTACGAGATGTTCTTCGTCGATCACTTCAGTTTAAATCCGGCGATTCTTGCGCGCATTGTGCGCATCGGATTCAAATCGGGAATCAACGTCCTTCGCCAATACGATATCTAA
- a CDS encoding L,D-transpeptidase has protein sequence MKLFVVMMALCGFAVSAQAQEVSAEVTNSVLVEENAMDEINPFDENIEATLEQMDQAYQEETGLSPFIESLLQPMGPGCFRESCTVWVQVSKSRQKLYLYVNGVHQQTWDVSTGAPGHGTPNFDTHPNGRIYDKYTSSKYPGGDYKGLGNMPYAVFISGGFAIHGTGTSNWKKLGTPASHGCIRVHPDNAYYFNRLVRQYGIYKTWITVQP, from the coding sequence ATGAAGTTGTTTGTTGTGATGATGGCTTTGTGCGGTTTCGCAGTCTCTGCACAAGCTCAAGAAGTATCTGCTGAAGTAACGAACTCAGTTCTAGTTGAAGAAAACGCGATGGATGAGATCAATCCATTCGACGAAAACATCGAGGCGACTCTTGAACAAATGGATCAGGCCTACCAAGAAGAAACAGGTCTTTCTCCATTTATCGAAAGTCTTTTGCAGCCTATGGGCCCAGGCTGTTTCCGTGAGTCTTGTACTGTATGGGTGCAAGTTTCTAAATCTCGCCAAAAACTTTATTTGTACGTGAATGGCGTTCATCAACAGACTTGGGATGTTTCAACAGGAGCTCCTGGTCACGGTACTCCAAACTTTGATACGCACCCGAACGGCAGAATTTACGACAAGTACACGTCTTCAAAATATCCAGGCGGAGACTACAAAGGTCTTGGCAATATGCCTTACGCTGTTTTCATCAGCGGTGGATTCGCGATTCATGGCACCGGTACTAGCAACTGGAAGAAATTGGGAACTCCGGCATCTCATGGTTGCATTCGTGTTCATCCAGACAATGCTTACTACTTCAATCGTCTTGTAAGACAGTACGGCATTTATAAAACTTGGATTACGGTTCAGCCGTAA